In the Planctomycetia bacterium genome, CTCCACCATCGGCCGAAGTTCCCCCTCCGGCCCGCAGCGAATCTCGCCCGCCGCGCGAGTCGGCGTTCCGACAAGACCCGCCCCCGCGCTCGGAAACGAAAGCAACACCGACGCCCGACGCGGAGGCACCGCGGTCGGATGACGCACGCTCGGAACAGCCGACCGGCGAGCCGACCCGCTCGGAGCGCAGTCGCGAAGGACGTCGTCCTGAGGGTGGTCGCTCCGATGGTGGTCGTCCTGAAGGCGGACGCTCCGGCGGCGGACGGTCTCAAGAAGGCCGCCCGCAAGGTGGTCGCCCCGATGGCGGTCGTCCACAAGGAGGCGGACGCCCGCAAGGGAACCGCGACGGAAATCGTGATGGTGGTCGCTCCGATTCCAATCGCCAAGGAGGCCAACGGCCCCCTCGTCGCGACGAAGCACGGCGCGATGAAGCACGTCCGTCGAACCGCCCGCCGCGTGATCGTGAAATCGATCCGCGCGATATCGACCCGCGGGACATTGACCCGCGCGATATCGATCCCCGCTCGTCGGCTCCCCGTTCGGAGCAAGCCCGCGAAGTCGACCCTCGCGATCTGGACCCGAGAGACATCGACCCGCGCGACATAGATCCGCGCGATATCGACCCGCGCAGCCTCGGCAACGAAGGCCAGTCCGGCCTGCCGCGCGGCAATCGCGACGATGGAGATCCGAACCGTCCGCGTCGTCGTCGTCGTCGCGGAGGTCGTGGTCGCGGACGTCGTCCGGATGGTCCTCGCGAAGGAAACAACGGCCCCTTGAATCAAGATCCCGCTAATCAAGATCTCGCCGAGTCGCTCGACGGAGATCAACTCGATGCCGAAGGCGTTGAAGGGGCGGAGAACCTCGGTGCCGTAGAGCCGATGAATCGTGAACCAAGCGAGCCGAGCCGCGATCGGCCAGGCCGCAATCGCGACGGCGGCGGTCGGCCATCGGGAAATCGCGACGGTTCACGTCGCGACGGAGGGCGCAACGGCGGTGGTCGAGGCGAGCGTCCGCCACGCGACGGCGAACGTTCGCGCGGGTCGCACGATCGCCCCTCGCGTCCGCAACACAATCGCGACCTCGGACCCGATGCGCCGCGCACCGAAGGTTCCGCAGCACGCGAAGGCCGGCCCGACTCCGATGATCCAGCGCGCTCCGAAGAAGCCGACTTCACCGAAGTCGGCCCCGGCGATGAGGCCGGCGAAGGGGCTCCGCGCACCGACTCGGACGAACGTCGCCCACGCCGGCGACGACGTCGCGGCGGCCGCGGTCGATCATCCGAAGGACGTTCGTCGGAAGGGCGCACCGGTGCGCCGCGCGAACCACGTCCGGCCGGCGAGTTAGATGCCGATGAACCGGTGCGGAGCCGTCGCGTTGAAGAAGACGACGAAGACCTCGACGAGGATGACACGCGCCTTCCCCTTCGCGAGCGCGATACGCGCCATGTCGAAGACCTCGACGCCGACGCCGATCATGACCATGATCCCGACTCGGCCGAAGACTTCCATCATGCCCATAAAGGCATCCCGACTTGGGAAGAAGCCGTGGGCCTGATCGTCAACGCCAACCTAGAAGCGCGTGCCCGCAACCCGAACCCATCGGGCGGCCATCATCGCGGCGGCGGACGTGGCCGAGGCAATCGCGGCCGGCACTAAATCGCCGGCCGCTTGCCGAAACCTTTTCGATGAATAGCCCCCTCTGATCGATCTTCTGGGAGGTTTGCCGGTGACCGTGCGATTCGTTCTCGCTCTGTGTGCGATGGCCGTCGTCGTGGGCTGCAACGGCGCGTCGACGAGCGCTCCGTCCGGCGGCCCGAAGAAGCTCCGCATCGCCGTCATTCCGAAAGGGACGACGCACGAGTTTTGGAAATCGGTTCATTACGGCGCCGCTCGCGCCGCAAAGGAACTTGACGTCGAACTCAGCTGGGACGGCCCGCTGCTGGAGAACGATACCGAGAGCCAGATTCGAATCGTCGAGAGTTGCATCACGAAGCGGGTCGACGGCATCTGCCTCGCGCCGAACGACTCGAAAGCACTGATCGACGTCGTCGAGCAGGCCAAAGCGAAGAAGATTCCCACCGTCATCTTCGACAGCGGGCTCGAAGCCCCGCAAAGCATCGTTAGCTACGTCGCCACCGACAACGAACACGGCGGAGTTCTCGGCGCGCAAACGCTCGCCAAGTCGATGGGAGAGCAAGGCAACGTCGTGATCCTGCGCTATAACGTCGGCAGCGAGAGCACGCACCTGCGCGAAGAAGGCTTCCTCAAGGAGCTCGCGAAATTCCCGAAGATCACGGTGCTCAGCAGCAGTGAATACTCTGGAGCCACGCCGGAGTCGTCGCTAGCGAAATGCCAGGCGCTTTTGCTGAATTTCGGCGACAAGGTGAACGGCATGTACGCCGTGGCCGAGCCGAACGGAGTCGGCATGCTCGGCGCTTTGGAAGAGAAGCATCTCGACGGCAAAGTGAAGTTCGTCGGCTTCGATACCAGCCCGCGCCTCGTCGATGCGATGAAGGTCGGCAAGATGCAAGGGATCGTGCTTCAAGACCCCGACACGATGGGTTATCTCGCCGTGAAGACGCTCGTGGCGCATCTGCGGGGCGAGAAAGTCGAGCCGCGTATTGCGACCGGGGAATACGTCGCGACGCCCGAGAACATGAATTCGCCCGAGATGAAACGGCTGCTCGATCCGCCGACGTACGCCGACTAACGGAGGCCCGCGGCATGTCGGAGGTTCCCCCGTTGCTACGGATGCAAGGCATCTCGAAGCGATTCGGCGCCACCCGTGCGCTGAGCGACGTCTCGCTGGAAGTCGCGGCGGGCGAGGTGATGGCGCTGATCGGGGAAAACGGCGCCGGCAAAAGTACGCTCATGAAAGTCCTCGCCGGAGCCCATCCTCCCGACGACGGCGCGATGTCGCTATGCGGCAAGCCGTTCGAGCCCGCGACTCCGCATGCCGCGCGTCTGGCCGGCGTGGCGATGATCTATCAAGAGCTCACGCTCGCGCCCGACTTGAGCGTCGTCGAAAACGTGATGCTCGGGCAAGAGCGGAGCAAGCTCGGCTGGATCGATCAAGGAGAGCAACGCCGCTTAGTGCGCGACGCGCTCGCAAAGCTCGGCCATGCCGACTTGCCGCTCGAGCGACCGGTGCGGGCCTTGTCGACCGCTCTGCGTCAGGTCGTCGAGATCGCCCGCGCGCTGGTGCAGCAAGCGAAGCTCGTCGTCTTCGACGAACCGACGAGCTCGCTCACGCGCCACGACTCGGCACAGCTCTTCCGCGTCATCAAGGCGATGAAAGCGCAAGGCATCGGCGTCGTCTACATCAGTCACTTTCTCGAAGAGATCCGCGAAGTCGCCGACCGTTACACCGTCTTGCGCGACGGCCGCACCGTCGGCTCGGGATCCCTGGCCGGCGTCGACGAGCGGACCATCGTCTCGCTGATGGTCGGCCGGAGCGTGGAAGAATTGTTCCCGCAGGTTCCGCATTCGCCGGGCGAGCCCCTCTTGGAAGTTCGCAACCTCAGCGGCCGACGCATTCCGCAAGACGTCAGCTTCACGCTCCATCGGGGCGAA is a window encoding:
- a CDS encoding substrate-binding domain-containing protein codes for the protein MAVVVGCNGASTSAPSGGPKKLRIAVIPKGTTHEFWKSVHYGAARAAKELDVELSWDGPLLENDTESQIRIVESCITKRVDGICLAPNDSKALIDVVEQAKAKKIPTVIFDSGLEAPQSIVSYVATDNEHGGVLGAQTLAKSMGEQGNVVILRYNVGSESTHLREEGFLKELAKFPKITVLSSSEYSGATPESSLAKCQALLLNFGDKVNGMYAVAEPNGVGMLGALEEKHLDGKVKFVGFDTSPRLVDAMKVGKMQGIVLQDPDTMGYLAVKTLVAHLRGEKVEPRIATGEYVATPENMNSPEMKRLLDPPTYAD
- a CDS encoding sugar ABC transporter ATP-binding protein; amino-acid sequence: MSEVPPLLRMQGISKRFGATRALSDVSLEVAAGEVMALIGENGAGKSTLMKVLAGAHPPDDGAMSLCGKPFEPATPHAARLAGVAMIYQELTLAPDLSVVENVMLGQERSKLGWIDQGEQRRLVRDALAKLGHADLPLERPVRALSTALRQVVEIARALVQQAKLVVFDEPTSSLTRHDSAQLFRVIKAMKAQGIGVVYISHFLEEIREVADRYTVLRDGRTVGSGSLAGVDERTIVSLMVGRSVEELFPQVPHSPGEPLLEVRNLSGRRIPQDVSFTLHRGEILGISGLVGAGRTELMRLIAALDPATSGSVRIRQAPSPANPHARLKAGVGLVAEDRKQEGLSQLQSIEENLTLSRLRSYAKFGWLDLGRKRERSAHWMGRLQVKARDPAQRIGELSGGNQQKVAIARVLHQEADILLLDEPTRGIDVGTKSEIYRLMGEVAAEGKGIVFVSSYLPELMAMCDRIAVMSRGRLREIRPTREWTEESIMARSVSLDDDRISEASNLRNRA